Proteins found in one Plasmodium relictum strain SGS1 genome assembly, chromosome: 13 genomic segment:
- the SHLP2 gene encoding shewanella-like protein phosphatase 2, putative translates to MVKLKFIFTYFFIILFNIFYVYGNNFSNLKWDHTLFSISDLHSDMDAFIKILLNEQIIDKDNNIIKENILIVITGDILDPHHDDINIIFFIEELNEKGKEKNFRIILILGNHEVKNLCLEFNEKKQNTKYNNRNKLFKKDEKIYNYLIKNPFIVKVNDIIFLHAGILPFYASYGIDFINREGKKEVEDNCALLKKKREKKEELCICCEYGPTLSRYYSYYRYNIFKGFKVCYTLNKSLNLLKSNKMVIGHMVQKNKKVNSLCNGKLLLADTGISKWKKGIVSYVQYFKDGTHVVKYVNS, encoded by the coding sequence ATGGTTAaactaaaatttatttttacatattttttcataattttatttaatatattttatgtatatggcaataatttttctaatttaaaaTGGGATCATACATTATTTAGTATAAGTGATTTACATAGTGATATGGAtgcttttataaaaattttactaaATGAACAAATAATtgataaagataataatattattaaagaaaatatattaatagttATAACTGGTGATATTTTAGATCCTCATCATgatgatataaatattatattttttattgaagaattaaatgaaaaaggaaaagaaaaaaattttagaattattttgattttgGGAAATCACgaagtaaaaaatttatgtttaGAATTTAATGAAAAGAAACAGAACAccaaatataataatagaaaCAAATTGTTTAAGAAAGATGAAaagatatataattatttaattaagaATCCTTTTATTGTAAAAGTAAACgacattatatttttacatgcAGGTATATTACCTTTTTATGCTTCATATGGTATCGATTTTATAAACAGAGAAGGAAAAAAAGAAGTAGAAGATAATTGtgcattattaaaaaaaaaaagggaaaagAAAGAAGAATTGTGTATATGTTGTGAATACGGCCCAACTTTAAGCAgatattattcttattatcgttataatatttttaaagggTTTAAGGTATGTTATACTCTAAATAAatcattaaatttattaaaatctaATAAAATGGTTATAGGTCATATggttcaaaaaaataaaaaagttaatagtCTTTGTAATGGAAAGCTTTTATTAGCAGATACAGGCATAAGTAAATGGAAGAAAGGAATCGTGTCTTATGTTCAGTACTTTAAAGATGGTACACATGTTGTAAAGTATGTTAATAGTtaa
- a CDS encoding IMP-specific 5'-nucleotidase, putative, producing the protein MKKLDINVYDKIDDIHFSIFEQDQYDFLALSDRNVINSDTKKNIVHLNNHYSYNQLKNRDSLIMFLVDILKSLFVSNCIDKNINNVLQSVEEMFIDHYNNPLHSRLKYLIDDVGIFFTKLPISKAFHTYNEKYQITKRLYVPPTFNEVRHIFNLAQILSLEEGLDLLTFDADETLYPDGHDFHDEVLASYISILLKKMNIAIVTAACYNNDAEKYQKRLENLLKYFSKHNIEDGSYKNFYVMGGESNYLFKCNEKTNLYSVPEEEWTHYKKHVDEETIQDILNISQKCLEQVITDFKLCAKIQRKEKSIGLVPKQMPSLNNINEPKNYMIKYEVLEEAVIRIKKEIIKKKITAPYCAFNGGQDLWVDIGNKAEGLLILQKLLKIEKKKCCHIGDQFLHSGNDFPTRFCSPTLWVSNPQETKACLKSIMNLNIKSFVPEVLYESS; encoded by the exons atgaaaaaattagataTTAATGTATATGATAAAATTGATGATATCCATTTTAGTATCTTTGAACAAGATCAATATGATTTTTTGGCCTTATCAGATAGAAATG tTATAAATTCTGAtacgaaaaaaaatattgttcACTTGAACAATCATTATAGTTACAACCAATTAAAAAATAGGGATAGTTTAATAATGTTTTTAgttgatattttaaaatctCTTTTTGTCTCAAATTgtattgataaaaatattaataatgtttTACAAAGTGTAGAAGAAATGTTTATTGATCATTATAATAATCCTCTACATAGCagattaaaatatttaatagatGATGTTG gaatattttttacaaaattacCTATATCAAAAGCATTTCATacatataatgaaaaataccAAATAACAAAAAGATTGTATGTTCCTCCTACATTTAATGAAGTTAGGCATATCTTTAATCTTGCTCAA aTTTTATCTCTTGAAGAAGGTTTAGATTTATTAACTTTTGATGCTGATGAAACATTGTATCCTGATGGCCATGATTTTCATGATGAAGTATTGGCTAGCTACATTTCTATTTtgttaaagaaaatgaatataGCTATAGTTACTGCAGCAT gCTATAACAATGATGCagaaaaatatcaaaaaagaTTAgagaatttattaaaatatttttccaAACATAACATAGAAGATGGATCttacaaaaatttttatgtgaTGGGAGGTGAaagtaattatttatttaa atgcaatgaaaaaacaaatttatatTCAGTACCAGAGGAAGAGTGGACACATTATAAGAAGCATGTAGATGAAGAAACTATTCaagatatattaaatatttctcaAAAGTGTTTAGAACAAGTAATAACAGACTTTAAATTATGTGCAAAAATtcaaagaaaagaaaaatcaatTGGTCTAGTTCCAAAACAGATGCCATCACTAAATAACATAAATG AACCTAAAAATTACATGATAAAATATGAAGTATTAGAAGAAGCTGTTATTCGTATAAAAAAGgagattataaaaaaaa aaataacTGCACCATATTGTGCTTTTAATGGAGGACAGGACTTATGGGTAGATATTGGAAATAAAGCAGAGggattattaattttacaaaaattactgaaaatagaaaaaaagaaatgttgTCATATTGGTGATCAATTTTTACATTCAGGAAATGATTTTCCAACAAg atTTTGTAGTCCTACATTATGGGTAAGTAATCCTCAAGAAACAAAAGCCTGCCTAAAGAGtataatgaatttaaatataaagtcTTTTGTTCCTGAAGTTTTATATGAAAGctcataa
- a CDS encoding eukaryotic translation initiation factor 3 subunit 8, putative, which translates to MQSKFWAKAVDEESGDNITESSENEIDNKKPLVSAQAERWAAIDSSSSEEEERVIKSYEGKRLDFYENIGNSLNENMNNNEFNQLLKDYENLYKFMIKESSENIPKFAIVYLDKLSKYVEKTFQNNVEKKNLSKNKAQTLNKLRAKIRKCSEFYQDRLNAYNENPDDFKDDLEENEEDEDEDEEEEEEEEVEEKKKKKVEKSKKDSDKNVEEEDNSDEWSYSDEEEYASNEEEDKTKSAISKWGLKTSEKVEKKKTTKVKKLKKEITKKEEKIAHIDESQSSKNKGYFDLLNTKNLTEDAIRKRVKLVIEKRGRKGLDKHEHINILSKLCEIAKSISTQSYIEVLEHLINLEFDVVSSVYTYMSFNIWNKAFKYIELILDLLIQNDNFYLVSINLAEEITEESTNEKEKIVKSCKTLISFLAKLDDELLKALLYIDVQTEEYRKRLGKTIHVIGLLYKGYNYVKYTKKMPELAIYISARILEHMYYKSETIFKQIWNFVIYGKECLESLNNNKNNNNLNKENNTKEKSKEKISEGNDVMTQIEICPKKIVENYVYEIFEYGTKQQKIRALLQLSYNKSLYDDFLEAKELLNVANVHELALNSDIQTQILYNRNLIQLGLCAFRHGRIYEAHCCLVEICSQNKHKELIAQGISNLKNQEKTLEQERAEKRRLLSFHMHISIELIECVNNICAMLLEVPNLAKNSYESKKDIISRQFRRFLDMYDKQIFNSPPENNKEIIILATKYLQKGNWKLCCEKIFSLSIWSKFTDKEKVQNILKEKIKQEAMRTYIFRYISIYDSFSIEQLCLMFDLNQNTVHSILSKMMINQEIPACWNESSQFILINKINPTTLQSMALKLAENVNDVMEQNELALNMKNPKFMFMQERRTQMKDEKSNWAQKKGDTKYVKNYNQQKNAHYKKNYKDKNMNKNYIQN; encoded by the exons atgcaaTCAAAATTTTGGGCAAAAGCCGTAGATGAAGAAAGTGGGGATAATATAACTGAATCATCTGAAAATGAAATTGat aataagAAGCCTCTTGTATCAGCACAGGCAGAAAGATGGGCAGCTATAGATAGCAGTAGCtcagaagaagaagaaagaGTTATAAAAAGTTATGAAGGAAAAAGATTagatttttatgaaaatataggGAATAGtctaaatgaaaatatgaaCAATAATGAATTTAACCAACTCCTAAAAGATTACGAAAATTTGTATAAATTTATGATTAAAGAAAGTTCTGAAAATATTCCAAAATTTGCAATAGTTTACTTAGATAAACTATCTAAATATGTAGAAAAAACTTTTCAAAATAATGTAGAAAAGAAgaatttaagtaaaaataaagcGCAAACACTAAATAAATTAAGAGCAAAAATTCGAAAATGTAGTGAATTTTATCAAGATAGACTAAATGCTTATAATGAAAATCCAGATGACTTTAAAGATGatttagaagaaaatgaagaagatgaagatgaagatgaagaagaggaagaggaagaagaggtggaagaaaaaaaaaaaaaaaaagtggaAAAATCTAAAAAAGATTCAGATAAAAATGTTGAAGAAGAAGATAATAGTGATGAATGGTCATATAGTGATGAAGAAGAATATGCATCGAATGAAGAAGAGGATAAAACAAAAAGTGCTATCAGTAAATGGGGATTAAAAACTAGTgaaaaagtagaaaaaaaaaaaacaacaaaagtgaaaaagttaaaaaaagagattactaaaaaagaagaaaaaatagcaCATATTGATGAAAGCCAATCTTCTAAAAATAAAGGATATTTCGATTTATTAAATACCAAGAATTTGACAGAAGATGCCATAAGAAAAAGAGTAAAATTAGTAATTGAAAAGAGAGGAAGAAAGGGATTAGATAAACATGAACACATTAACATCTTATCGAAGTTATGTGAAATAGCAAAATCAATAAGTACTCAATCTTATATTGAAGTATTAGAGCATTTAATTAACTTAGAGTTTGATGTTGTCTCAAGTGTTTATACATACATGTCATTTAATATTTGGAATAAggcttttaaatatattgagCTTATATTGGATTTGTTAATTCAAAAtgacaatttttatttagtatCCATTAATCTTGCAGAAGAAATTACAGAAGAAAGTACTAatgaaaaagagaaaatcgTAAAATCTTGTAAAAcacttatttcttttttagcCAAATTAGATgatgaattattaaaagctttattatatatagatGTTCAAACAGAAGAATATAGAAAAAGGTTGGGAAAAACTATTCATGTAATTGGTTTGTTGTATAAAGGCTATAACTATGTGAAATATACCAAAAAAATGCCTGAACTagcaatatatatttcagCTAGAATTTTGGAACATATGTATTACAAGTCAGAAACTATTTTTAAACAAATATGGAATTTTGTAATTTATGGAAAAGAATGCTTAGAgtcattaaataataataaaaacaataataatttaaataaagaaaataataccaaagaaaaatcaaaagaaaaaataagtgAAGGAAATGATGTTATGACGCAAATAGAAATATGCCCAAAAAAAATAGTCGAAAATTATGTTTATGAAATATTCGAATATGGTACAAAGCAGCAAAAAATAAGGGCATTACTGCAGTTATCTTATAATAAAAGTTTATATGATGATTTTTTGGAAGCTAAAGAATTATTGAATGTTGCTAATGTACACGAATTGGCACTTAATTCAGATATACAAAcacaaatattatataacAGAAATTTAATCCAATTAGGGTTATGTGCATTTAGACATGGAAGAATTTATGAAGCTCATTGTTGTTTAGTAGAAATATGTTCTCAAAATAAGCATAAAGAATTAATTGCTCAAGGAAtatcaaatttaaaaaatcaagAGAAAACTTTAGAGCAAGAAAGGGCAGAAAAAAGGAGGTTACTTTCTTTCCATATGCATATATCAATTGAATTAATTGAATGtgttaataatatatgtGCTATGTTATTGGAAGTTCCAAATCTAGCGAAAAATTCTTATGAatcaaaaaaagatattatatCAAGACAATTTAGACGATTTCTTGACATGTATGACaaacaaatttttaatagtCCACCAGAAAATAATAAGGAAATTATCATATTAGCAAcaaaatatttacaaaaagGAAATTGGAAATTATGTTGTGAAAAAATTTTCAGTTTGTCAATTTGGTCTAAATTTACTGATAAGGAAAAAGTACAGAATATattgaaagaaaaaattaagcaAGAAGCTATGAGAACTTATATTTTTCGttatatatctatatatgATTCGTTCTCGATAGAACAGTTATGTCTTATGTTTGATTTAAATCAAAATACTGTTCATTCCATTTTAAGTAAAATGATGATAAATCAAGAAATACCTGCATGTTGGAATGAAAGTAGTCaatttattcttattaaCAAAATTAATCCCACAACTCTTCAGTCAATGGCTCTTAAATTAGCGGAAAATGTCAATGATGTAATGGAACAAAATGAATTAGctttaaatatgaaaaaccCAAA atTTATGTTTATGCAAGAAAGAAGAACACAAATGAAAGATGAAAAATCTAATTGGGCCCAAAAAAAAGGGGACacaaaatatgtaaaaaattataatcaacaaaaaaatgcacattataaaaaaaattataaagataaaaatatgaataaaaattacatacaaaattaa
- a CDS encoding rhodanese like protein, putative, producing the protein MNRCNFITFSHFGNKFFSFPKSLFNFNKINNLRNFGMTNEKNNCLIETDELYSLMKNKKEYLLFDTSYYNINPNSKDTLSDYDQIEKIEGSISFDSRVAYNKNPNFSFFFPTELEFFNYLKELLIKNQTNIEDSLENIPIIFYEKDEIFYSPRIWFMFKIFGFKNLKILNGGLNKWLCEKKEVIYEKENNVQSIGNDKIDKVKKIIEDHLKNNRGIIDNMKKNIYYYSDIKKFIDSKKNGKMKNYVLVDTRSNTTFSSLIQLDENKKVNNHIPFSINIPYSFFLNHHDENLKYVTFKNELEIKKIYDKYDLLNDEKIVISTCNKGVTACILLFLLHLLNKPFSKLILNQGSMVEYMYNEYQIK; encoded by the coding sequence ATGAACAGGTGTAACTTCATAACATTTTCTCATTTTggtaataaattttttagcTTCCCAAAaagtttatttaattttaataaaataaataacttGAGAAATTTTGGTATGacgaatgaaaaaaataattgtttaATTGAAACGGATGAATTATATTCtcttatgaaaaataaaaaagagtaTCTACTTTTTGATACTAGTTATTATAACATAAATCCAAATAGTAAAGATACTCTTAGTGATTATGAtcaaatagaaaaaatagaaggaAGTATCTCTTTTGATTCAAGAGTggcatataataaaaatcctaatttttcttttttttttccaacagaattagaattttttaattatctaaaagaattattaataaaaaatcaaaCGAATATAGAAGATTCCTTAGAAAATATaccaattattttttatgaaaaagatgaaattttttattcacCAAGAATTTGGTTTatgtttaaaatatttggatttaaaaatttaaaaattttaaacgGAGGCTTAAATAAATGGTTGtgtgaaaaaaaagaagtaatatatgaaaaagaaaataatgtgCAATCAATAGGCAATGATAAAATtgataaagtaaaaaaaataatagaagatcatttaaaaaataatagaggTATAATTGAtaatatgaagaaaaatatatattattattcagatataaaaaagttcattgattcaaaaaaaaatgggaaaatgaagaattatGTACTGGTAGATACAAGGTCTAATACTACTTTTAGTTCATTGATACAAttagatgaaaataaaaaagtaaataatcaTATTCCTTTTTCAATAAATATACcatattcatttttcttaaatcatcatgatgaaaatttaaaatatgttacatttaaaaatgagttagagataaagaaaatatatgataaatacGATCTattaaatgatgaaaaaatagTTATATCTACATGCAATAAAGGAGTTACTGCCTGCATTTTACTATTTCTTTTGCATTTACTAAACAAAccattttctaaattaattttaaatcagGGTAGTATGGTTGAATACATGTATAATGaatatcaaataaaatag
- a CDS encoding Tat binding protein 1(TBP-1)-interacting protein, putative, protein MSINEKKKTEKVKNEKNEKKEKDKKIDLNENVDNIENIISKNKLEKKQLKKEHLKKEENRKTNENKGNNIKSKKIGEINNQEEKEEKKKKEIGEYINKETSEKIKGCTYLIDTGSKEKKKALNNNSKNIENLKDMKPEITYNEKKKQTKCTNNEKIDKKKKSKKVEKDKENRMENDKEKENKKEIEIEIENKKEIEIEMENKKEIAIEKENKKEIEIENKKEIEIENKKEIEKEKENKKEKKVKKVKETEKKKVEGKSITKKKNKDTDLYKSNNTQDDDAHYERMKYIKNKGNINSISIEKIKEYEQNLEVIKKKKQKDDKEVEKENEEKKEKEKEKEKEKEKEKEKEKEKEKEKEKEKEKEKEKGKEKEKEKEKEKEKKEKKKEKKKKEKESKIEKGKENKKEIEEDGEDDKEKETKNEKKMEKEKEKEKENIIEKGKEKAKENIIEKEKKKKKENEKEIKEDREKKDKGNKIEIEKGKGKGKRKGKIKENNKENEKEIEEDIEENDKGNKIEIEKEKRKENEKEVEEDKEEKEKEKDKDKDKDKKNEKEIEDDKEKETKEEKKMEMEKEKEKENIIEKGKEKEKKNEKEIEEDREKEKDKKKKMEKGKEKEKRKRKENDKEIIEDKGNKIERGEENEKGIIEDKGNKIGRGKENEKEIIEDKGNKIERGEENEKGIIEDKGNKIERGEENKKGIIEDKGNKIERGEENEKRIIEDKGNKIERGEENEKGIIEDKGNKIRKGKRKENEKEVEKDKGNEKEIEIEIEEDKGNEKGKENEKEKEKMNEQIFNKTEKIKKNIKKRKEDNKKKSDQCLEKETVLNFEKSMNIDNVIENNQGKFKIEKDSKEEIEIKKRTGKSSKHKLTNENENINNKNITPNSIVMEDFNEEEKNGNKKRKIYEKEESLINKINEMNNLEISINDNKNVLDNIPYILEKKKKNNEKLEEEKKKKKLNKNEDVNKLKQVKTILSESEAKDKIFKYMKQTNRPYSVINVYDNLHGTISKNSVQKLMDELAVEEKLQCKEYGKAKVYLINQKEFKSLNEDEMRKLEKDIDMIKEQTEIVKNDYDNLIKKKKKLIQDLELIQKIDEYKNSIQQIVENIMYYKEANKNCKLTVEEIDNIKKKHGYLHYMWLKRKNLCIEIIKCIASLTEKDTQGVIYHLGIDVDEDVIPSNLYF, encoded by the coding sequence ATGAGTataaacgaaaaaaaaaaaacagaaaaagtcaaaaatgaaaaaaatgaaaaaaaagaaaaagataaaaaaattgatctTAATGAAAATGTTGATAAcatagaaaatattataagtaaaaataaattggaaaaaaaacaactaaaaaaagaacacttgaagaaagaagaaaacagaaaaacaaatgaaaataaaggaaataatataaaatcaaaaaagattggtgaaataaataatcaggaagaaaaggaagaaaaaaaaaagaaagaaattgGAGAATACATTAATAAAGAAACCAGTGAAAAGATAAAAGGCTGTACATATCTAATTGATACAGGGtctaaagagaaaaaaaaagcacttaataataatagcaaaaatatagaaaatctAAAAGATATGAAACCTGAAATAACTTacaacgaaaaaaaaaaacaaacaaAGTGTAcgaataatgaaaaaatcgataaaaaaaaaaaaagcaaaaaagtagaaaaagataaagaaaatagaatggaaaatgataaagaaaaagaaaataaaaaagaaatagaaatagaaatagaaaataaaaaagaaatagaaatagaaatggaaaataaaaaagaaatagcaatagaaaaagaaaataaaaaagaaatagaaatagaaaataaaaaagaaatagaaatagaaaataaaaaagaaatagaaaaagaaaaagaaaataaaaaagaaaaaaaagtgaaaaaggTTAAagaaacagaaaaaaaaaaggtagaAGGAAAAAGTATtactaagaaaaaaaataaagatactgatttatataaatccAATAACACACAAGATGATGATGCGCATTATGAAAgaatgaaatatattaaaaacaaaggtaatataaattctataagcatagaaaaaataaaagaatatgaaCAAAATTTAgaagtaattaaaaaaaaaaaacaaaaagatgataaagaagtggaaaaagaaaatgaagagaaaaaggaaaaggaaaaggaaaaagaaaaggaaaaagaaaaggaaaaggaaaaagaaaaggaaaaagaaaaggaaaaagaaaaggaaaaagaaaaggaaaaggaaaagggaaaggaaaaggaaaaggaaaaggaaaaggaaaaagaaaagaaagaaaaaaagaaagagaaaaagaaaaaagaaaaagaaagtaaaatagaaaaaggaaaggaaaataaaaaagaaattgagGAAGATGGAGAAGATGATAAAGAAAAGgaaacaaaaaatgaaaagaaaatggaaaaagaaaaggaaaaagaaaaagaaaatataatagaaaaaggAAAGGAAAAagcaaaagaaaatataatagaaaaagaaaagaaaaaaaaaaaggaaaatgaaaaagaaattaaggaagatagagaaaaaaaagataaaggaaataaaatagagatagaaaaaggaaaaggaaaaggaaaaagaaaaggaaaaataaaagaaaataataaagaaaatgaaaaagaaattgaggaagatatagaagaaaacgataaaggaaataaaatagagatagaaaaagagaaaagaaaagaaaatgaaaaagaggTTGAAGAAGacaaagaagaaaaagaaaaagaaaaagataaagataaagataaagataaaaaaaatgaaaaagaaattgaagatgacaaagaaaaagaaacaaaagaggaaaagaaaatggaaatggaaaaggaaaaagaaaaagaaaatataatagaaaaaggaaaggaaaaagaaaagaaaaatgaaaaagagaTTGAAGAAGATAgagaaaaggaaaaggataaaaaaaagaaaatggaaaaaggaaaagaaaaagaaaaaagaaaaagaaaagaaaatgataaagaaattatagaagataaaggaaataaaatagaaagaggagaagaaaatgaaaaaggaaTTATAGAAGataaaggaaataaaatAGGAAGaggaaaagaaaatgaaaaagaaattatagaagataaaggaaataaaatagaaagaggagaagaaaatgaaaaaggaaTTATAGAAGataaaggaaataaaatagaaagaggagaagaaaataaaaaaggaattatAGAAGataaaggaaataaaatagaaagaggagaagaaaatgaaaaaagaattatagaagataaaggaaataaaatagaaagaggagaagaaaatgaaaaaggaaTTATAGAAGataaaggaaataaaataagaaaagggaaaagaaaagaaaatgaaaaagaagttgaaaaagataaaggaaatgaaaaagaaattgaaaTTGAAATTGAAGAAGACAAAGGAaatgaaaaaggaaaagaaaatgaaaaagaaaaggaaaaaatgaatgaacaaatttttaataaaacagaaaagataaaaaaaaatatcaagaAAAGAAAGgaggataataaaaaaaaaagtgatcaatgcttagaaaaagaaactgttttaaattttgaaaaaagtaTGAATATTGATAAtgtaatagaaaataatcaaggaaaatttaaaatagaaaaagatagcaaagaagaaatagagataaaaaaaagaacaggAAAATCAAGTAAGCATAAATTAAcgaatgaaaatgaaaatataaataataagaatatCACTCCTAATAGCATTGTTATGGAAGACtttaatgaagaagaaaaaaatggtaataaaaaaagaaaaatatatgaaaaggAGGAAAGtttgataaataaaataaacgaAATGAACAATTTGGAAATATCTATTAATGACAATAAAAATGTCTTGGATAATATTCCTTACattttggaaaaaaaaaaaaaaaataatgaaaaattggaagaagaaaaaaaaaaaaaaaaattaaataaaaatgaagatgtAAACAAATTAAAACAAGTAAAAACTATATTAAGTGAATCAGAGgcaaaagataaaatttttaaatacatgAAGCAAACCAATAGACCTTATTCTGTTATTAATGTATATGATAACCTACATGGTACTATAAGCAAGAACTCCGTTCAGAAGTTAATGGATGAATTGGCTGTTGAAGAAAAATTGCAATGTAAAGAATATGGAAAGGCAAAAGTTTATCTAATTAAtcaaaaagaatttaaaagTTTGAACGAAGATGAAATGAGAAAATTAGAAAAGGATATTGATATGATAAAAGAACAAACAGAAATAGTTAAAAATGATtatgataatttaataaaaaagaaaaaaaaattaattcaagATTTAGaattaattcaaaaaattgatgaatataaaaattcaatACAACAAATTgtagaaaatataatgtaCTACAAAGaagcaaataaaaattgtaaattaACTGTTGAAGAAAttgataatattaaaaaaaagcacGGCTATTTGCATTATATGTGgcttaaaagaaaaaatttatgtatcGAAATAATTAAGTGCATAGCTAGTTTAACAGAAAAAGATACACAAGGTGTTATTTACCATCTAGGTATTGATGTAGATGAAGATGTTATTCCATcaaatttgtatttttaa